In Juglans regia cultivar Chandler chromosome 13, Walnut 2.0, whole genome shotgun sequence, the following proteins share a genomic window:
- the LOC109006995 gene encoding heavy metal-associated isoprenylated plant protein 35-like, with the protein MISMMTSKKTRGFMCQSPVATAVCMSSDSRSVIVPRRSERTLNDNKRLIKNAKYCSKLHVDPSPGLALGNKRSSESVPRIKRGGVQETDHDHQAKALVQKHSSLAPSDHVFQVVVMRVSIHCQGCAGKVKKHLSKMEGVTSFSIDVETKRVTVMGHVSPVGVLESISKVKKAEFWPSC; encoded by the exons ATGATCAGTATGATGACATCCAAGAAGACGAGAGGCTTCATGTGCCAGTCTCCGGTAGCAACTGCAGTGTGCATGTCCAGCGATTCTCGCTCGGTGATAGTGCCCAGAAGGTCTGAGAGAACTCTGAATGACAATAAACGGTTAATCAAGAATGCCAAGTACTGCTCTAAGCTTCATGTTGATCCGTCCCCTGGGCTCGCTCTGGGTAATAAGAGATCATCGGAGTCTGTGCCACGCATCAAAAGAGGTGGAGTACAAGAAACGGACCACGATCATCAGGCAAAGGCCCTAGTACAGAAACATTCTTCGTTGGCTCCCTCAGACCATGTCTTCCAG GTTGTTGTGATGCGTGTATCAATTCATTGTCAAGGCTGTGCTGGCAAAGTTAAGAAGCATCTGTCCAAAATGGAag GGGTTACATCGTTCAGTATAGACGTAGAGACAAAGAGAGTGACGGTGATGGGGCACGTTTCACCAGTTGGAGTCCTGGAGAGCATCTCAAAGGTGAAGAAGGCAGAGTTCTGGCCATCATGTTAA
- the LOC109006982 gene encoding chaperone protein dnaJ 20, chloroplastic-like: MAVLLSSSHSIGAKPFLSLPVLPSKRQRPRVQFVAHISCRASSSTKVAGENHVDTAANFYEVLSLSPNNASINEIKKAYRSMALRYHPDVCPPPMKEESTRMFVKLNAAYRTLLDPVLRKEYDCELLDLGSFGRTFKNMGINDDDLHGTRSRWQEQILELRRRSNFRMAGKEVDSWGSRIRAQNNNNI, translated from the coding sequence ATGGCTGTTTTGCTGAGTTCTAGCCATAGCATTGGCGCCAAACCCTTCCTTTCTCTTCCAGTACTTCCCAGCAAACGGCAACGGCCTCGGGTGCAATTTGTTGCTCATATTTCATGCAGAGCTAGCAGTAGTACCAAAGTGGCCGGTGAAAATCACGTCGATACCGCGGCCAATTTCTACGAGGTCCTTTCTTTGAGTCCGAATAACGCCAGCATCAACGAGATAAAGAAAGCTTACAGAAGCATGGCTCTCCGATATCACCCTGATGTTTGTCCTCCTCCCATGAAGGAAGAGTCGACTAGGATGTTTGTCAAACTGAATGCAGCATACCGGACGTTGTTGGATCCTGTGCTGCGCAAAGAGTATGACTGCGAATTATTGGACCTCGGAAGTTTTGGGAGAACATTCAAGAATATGGGTATTAACGATGATGATCTGCATGGTACGAGAAGCCGGTGGCAAGAACAAATTCTGGAGTTGAGGAGGAGGTCCAATTTCCGTATGGCCGGAAAGGAGGTCGATTCATGGGGAAGTAGGATAAGGGCTCagaataataacaatatttaa